From one Melospiza melodia melodia isolate bMelMel2 chromosome 4, bMelMel2.pri, whole genome shotgun sequence genomic stretch:
- the HEBP1 gene encoding heme-binding protein 1 — protein sequence MLGMVKNSLLSTVEAWPYRLLSKGEKDQVSYEERTYEGGKFAAVELVGKSFDEASKEGAVKLLKYVGGSNDKGVGMGMTAPVSITAFPAEDGSFQQKVKVSLRIPSQFQDSPPCPTDESIKIEERQGMTIYSTQFGGYAKEADYVSYAAKLKAALGSDAAYHKDSYLCNGYDPPMKPYGRRNEVWFVKE from the exons ATGCTGGGCATGGTGAAGAACTCTCTGCTGAGCACGGTGGAGGCATGGCCCTACCGCCTGCTGAGCAAGGGCGAGAAG GATCAGGTCAGCTACGAGGAGAGGACGTACGAGGGCGGGAAGTTCGCGGCGGTGGAGCTGGTGGGGAAGTCGTTCGACGAAGCCTCGAAGGAAGGGGCAGTGAAGCTCCTCAAGTACGTCGGAGGAAGCAACGACAAGG GGGTTGGAATGGGCATGACTGCTCCTGTCTCCATCACTGCTTTTCCTGCTGAAGATGGCTCCTTTCAGCAGAAGGTGAAAGTCTCTCTGCGGATCCCGAGCCAGTTTCAAGACAGCCCTCCATGTCCTACTGATGAAAGCATTAAGATTGAAGAAAGACAAGGAATGACCATTTATTCCAC GCAGTTTGGTGGCTATGCCAAAGAGGCAGATTACGTGAGCTATGCTGCCAAGCTGAAGGCTGCTCTGGGGAGTGATGCTGCCTACCACAAGGACTCCTACCTGTGCAATGGTTATGACCCCCCCATGAAGCCTTACGGACGCCGCAATGAGGTCTGGTTTGTGAAGGAGTGA